The candidate division WOR-3 bacterium DNA segment TGCTTACTGTAATTAAAGTTTTACGTGCCGAGGGGATCAGCAGCGCGACTTCAGTAACGATGGAAAAATTCAAGGGTAATCAGATGCGTAATACATGAGTAATGGGCAAAAAATTATTATTCAGGGGGGAGGCGAGCATGCGCGGGTAGTACTCGATGCACTGCTGGCCTGCAAGGCTGACGTGGCAGGATTATTTGATCCCAAATATAGCGGAGATTTATTTGGTATACCCCAGTTGGGTAGTTATAATGCCGATTTTGAAACGCAGGCGATGGCCATTGTTGCCATTGGAAATAACCATCTGCGTAAAGAAGTTGCTGGAAAGACAAAGCATCAGTTTACTACAGTTATTCATCCTTCAGCAATTGTTTCACCCTATGCGAAAATTGGTGAGGGCACACAGATACTTCACGGTGCTATTGTTCAGGCACAAAGCATCCTGGGATGTCACGTCATTGTAAATACGGGCGCCCGCATTGATCACGATTGCCGGATTGAAGATTATGTCCATATTGCTCCCGGTGCAACGCTATGCGGAACAGTTGAGGTAGGCGAGGGGGTATTGATCGGTGCCGGCAGTGTTGTTTTGCCGGGCATTAAGATTGGGGCGTGGTCTGTTATTGGTGCAGGAGCAGTTGTTACACGCGATGTGCAACCCAGGGTTATTGTTGCCGGTAACCCGGCCCGCGTACTTAAGAAAAGTCATGACTGAAATCTACTTATATGGGGCTGGTGGCCTGGGCAGGGAAGTAAAATGCCTCCTTGATGCCATTCCCAAATACCGCGT contains these protein-coding regions:
- a CDS encoding acetyltransferase is translated as MSNGQKIIIQGGGEHARVVLDALLACKADVAGLFDPKYSGDLFGIPQLGSYNADFETQAMAIVAIGNNHLRKEVAGKTKHQFTTVIHPSAIVSPYAKIGEGTQILHGAIVQAQSILGCHVIVNTGARIDHDCRIEDYVHIAPGATLCGTVEVGEGVLIGAGSVVLPGIKIGAWSVIGAGAVVTRDVQPRVIVAGNPARVLKKSHD